One Triticum dicoccoides isolate Atlit2015 ecotype Zavitan chromosome 5B, WEW_v2.0, whole genome shotgun sequence genomic window carries:
- the LOC119311822 gene encoding beta-glucosidase BoGH3B-like — protein sequence MGSLRKATFVLLMFCLAALGGADYLKYKDPKQPLGVRIKDLLGRMTLAEKIGQMTQIERENATAEAMSKYFIGSVLSGGGSVPSPQASAAAWQSMVNEMQKGALSTRLGIPMIYGIDAVHGHNNVYKATIFPHNVGLGATRDPMLIKRIGEATALEVRATGIPYAFAPCIAVCRDPRWGRCYESYSEDPKVVQSMTTLISGLQGDVPAGSEGRPYVGGSKKVAACAKHYVGDGGTFMGINENNTVIDAHGLMTIHMPAYYNSIIRGVSTVMTSYSSWNGKKMHANHFLVTDFLKNKLKFRGFVISDWQGIDRITSPPGVNYSYSVEAGVGAGIDMIMVPYAYTEFIDDLTYQVKNNIIPMSRIDDAVYRILRVKFTMGLFESPYADPSLVGELGKQEHRDLAREAVRKSLVLLKNGKSASSPLLPLPKKAGKILVAGSHADDLGLQCGGWTITWQGQTGNDKTAGTTILSAIKSTVDPSTEVVFSENPDSAAVDSGKYDYAIVVVGEQPYAETFGDNLNLTIPAPGPSVIQSVCKSVNCVVVLISGRPLVVEPYIGAMDAFVAAWLPGSEGQGVADALFGDYGFSGKLARTWFKSVDQLPMNVGDKHYDPLFPFGFGLTTEANK from the exons ATGGGGAGTTTGCGCAAGGCCACCTTTGTTCTCCTCATGTTCTGCTTGGCGGCGTTGGGAGGCGCGGATTATCTCAAGTACAAGGATCCGAAGCAGCCTCTTGGCGTTCGCATCAAGGATCTGCTTGGTCGGATGACTCTCGCTGAAAAGATCGGCCAGATGACACAGATTGAGAGGGAGAATGCCACAGCAGAGGCCATGTCCAAGTACTTCATAG GTAGCGTACTGAGCGGTGGAGGCAGTGTGCCTTCTCCTCAAGCATCCGCCGCGGCTTGGCAGTCGATGGTGAACGAGATGCAAAAGGGTGCCCTTTCTACCCGCCTAGGCATTCCGATGATCTACGGTATTGATGCTGTGCATGGTCACAACAACGTCTACAAAGCTACCATCTTCCCACATAATGTTGGCCTCGGAGCTACCAG GGACCCTATGTTGATAAAGAGGATAGGAGAAGCAACTGCTCTTGAAGTTAGAGCAACGGGAATTCCTTACGCTTTTGCTCCGTGCATTGCG GTGTGTAGAGACCCAAGATGGGGACGCTGCTACGAAAGCTACAGCGAAGACCCAAAGGTTGTCCAGTCCATGACCACACTTATCTCTGGTCTGCAAGGTGACGTTCCGGCTGGTTCTGAGGGAAGGCCATACGTTGGTGGAAG TAAGAAGGTTGCTGCATGCGCAAAGCACTATGTCGGTGATGGTGGTACGTTTATGGGGATCAACGAGAACAATACAGTCATCGACGCCCATGGGCTGATGACTATCCATATGCCTGCTTATTACAATTCTATTATCAGAGGTGTCTCCACTGTTATGACCTCGTATTCTAGCTGGAACGGCAAGAAAATGCACGCCAACCATTTCCTTGTCACTGATTTTCTGAAGAACAAGCTCAAATTCCGG GGTTTCGTGATTTCAGACTGGCAAGGCATTGATCGGATTACTAGCCCTCCAGGCGTGAACTATTCTTATTCAGTTGAGGCTGGAGTTGGTGCCGGTATTGACATG ATCATGGTTCCTTATGCCTACACGGAATTCATTGATGATCTGACATACCAAGTTAAGAACAACATTATCCCCATGAGCAGAATTGACGATGCTGTCTACAGGATTCTTCGGGTGAAGTTCACCATGGGTCTATTTGAGAGCCCCTATGCTGACCCAAGCCTCGTTGGTGAACTCGGGAAGCAG GAACACCGCGATCTTGCTCGTGAGGCCGTCAGGAAGTCATTGGTGCTGCTGAAAAATGGAAAATCTGCCTCCAGCCCATTGTTGCCTCTCCCAAAGAAGGCCGGTAAGATCCTCGTCGCCGGAAGCCACGCCGATGACTTGGGCCTCCAGTGTGGAGGATGGACCATCACATGGCAAGGACAGACCGGCAACGACAAAACTGCCG GGACGACCATCCTTTCGGCGATCAAGTCCACCGTCGACCCCAGCACGGAGGTGGTCTTCTCGGAGAACCCGGACAGCGCCGCCGTGGACAGCGGCAAGTACGACTACGCCATCGTGGTGGTCGGCGAGCAGCCCTACGCCGAGACGTTCGGCGACAACCTGAACCTGACCATCCCCGCGCCCGGCCCCTCGGTGATCCAGAGCGTGTGCAAGAGCGTCAACTGCGTGGTGGTGCTCATCTCCGGCAGGCCGCTGGTGGTGGAGCCGTACATCGGCGCCATGGACGCGTTCGTCGCCGCGTGGCTGCCGGGCTCCGAGGGCCAGGGCGTCGCTGACGCGCTCTTCGGCGACTATGGCTTCTCCGGAAAGCTGGCCAGGACGTGGTTCAAGTCGGTGGACCAGCTGCCGATGAACGTCGGCGACAAGCACTACGACCCGCTGTTTCCCTTCGGGTTCGGCCTCACCACCGAGGCCAACAAGTGA